The region TCATCGACTTCTTTTTTATAAAATGCAAGAATAAAGTCCTTCGTAACAGAGCTTGCGCTGACTAAAAGCTGGCTTGAAATCGTACTCATGATCGCTGAAAGAACGGCTGAAATGATAACTCCTACGATAAACGGATGAAACAGCGTCTCCCCAAGCTTTAAAAATACGGTTTCAGAGTCTTTTAAAGGCATGCCAAGCTGACTATAATAAACAAAGCCTATAAGCCCGCTCATGATAGCGCCAATGAGCCCAAGCGCCATCCAGCCGATACCTATCCTGCGCGCCTGAGCAAGCTCGCTAGAGCTTCTTATCGCCATAAAACGCACTATGATATGAGGTTGTCCGAAGTATCCAAGACCCCAAGCCATGAGTCCTAGTATGCTTAAAAATGTCTGATTGTGAAATAAATTTAGGTGGTTTTCGCCGTATTTACTAATCTCACTCCAAAGGCTAGTTCCACTTGGAATTTCGATGTTAAAAAACGCAACGGTAGGGACTAAAATAAGCACTAAAAACATAAGCGAACCTTGAAAAGCATCGGTTATCGCAACCGCTCTAAATCCGCCAAAAAAAGTATAAAACACAACGATAAATAGTGTAAATATCGCTCCTATTTTAAAATCAAGCCCGAAAAAACTCTCAAAGCTCTTGCCGCCCGCGATGATACCGCTACTTACGTAAAGAGTAAAAAATACAAGTATAACCACGCCTGAGACTATACGCAAAATTTTAGTGTTGTCTTTAAATCGGTTTTCTAAAAAATCAGGAATAGTTATACTATCGCTTGCAACTTCGGTATAAACGCGAAGCCTTTTAGCCAAAAATAGATAGTTACAATACGCTCCTATAGTAAGTCCTATCGCAATCCAGACGTTTGCGATACCTGTAGCATAAAGCGCACCTGGCACTCCAAGCAACATCCAACCGCTCATATCGCTAGCTCCTGCGCTAAGAGCCGTTACAACCGGTCCTAGTCTGCGATTATCCAGCAAGTACTCACTCATATTTGCGTTTTTGTTATAAGAATACTTACCGACAAACAATAAAAATCCAAAATAAAGAGCAATAGCAAGATATGCGCCAAATTCCATAAAACAAGCCTTTTGGTTAAATTTAAAGCGATATATTAACATTAAATTTATTAAAATTTAAAAATTTGCTCTCTTAAATTTGCTCGTATGAGCGGAAATTTCACACTAAAACAGTATCAATTAAGCAAAAAAATATCAATTTTTTTGTATATTTGACATTTACGTTTCATTAAAGGCAACCAAATTGAACGAGAAATTTTTCAAGCTTCTTTTTTTCTTAACCATAGTCTGTGTCGGTGTTTATTTTACCTACCCTACCGAGCTTAACGCAACTCAGCGCTTAGCATATCTGCAAAGTTATAAAACAACTCTCATACTAACCGCAGGCGGTATAACCATAGGCATAGTACTTGGATTTTTCCTTGCGTTTTTACGCTTCTTAAAGATCAAGCCGCTTACTTTTATCATAGACGAATACATCGACATCTTGCGCGGCACTCCGCTCATGCTCCAGCTTATGGTTTTTGCGTTTATCATACTTGTTTCGTTTGAAAATTTATACGCAGCCATCGTAGCTCTTGGGTTAAATAGCTCCGCATACGTCGCAGAAATCGTTAGAAGCGGTATCGCTAGCGTAGATAGAGGACAGATGGAAGCGGCGCGCGCTATGGGGCTTGATTACTCAACCTCAATGGGACAAATCATAATCCCTCAAGCGACAAAAAACATCCTTCCCGCTCTTGCCAATGAATTTATATCGCTGTTTAAAGAAACATCCATCGTAGGCTTCATAAGCGTAGCCGATATCACGATGCAAAGCAGAAGCTTTCAATCGGTTCTTTACAACCCAAAGCCGCTTATATTTGCGGGCGTGGTTTACTATACAAGTGTTAAAATTTTTTCGTATTTGGCTAAAAAGCTTGAAGAGAGGCTAAATAGACATGATTGAGATTAGAAATTTAAACAAAAACTACGGCGATTTGCAGGTTTTAAAAGATATTAGCGTAGATATCAAACAAGGCGAGGTAATAGCCATCATCGGACCAAGCGGCGGGGGTAAAAGTACATTTTTGCGCTGCATAAACCGTCTTGAAGAGCCTACAAGCGGACATATCAAGATAAACGGCGAAGATATACTGAGCAAAAAAGCCGATATAAATAAAATTCGCCAAAAGATAAGTATGGTTTTTCAGCATTTTAATCTGTTTGCAAACAAAAACGTCCTAGAAAATTTAACTCTAGCTCCGATTAAAGCGGGAATTTTAAGCAAAACGGATGCGGAAAAAAGAGCCGACGAACTTCTTAAAAGCGTAGGATTGCTTGATAAAAAATATGCCTTCCCACACAAACTTTCAGGCGGACAAAAACAACGCATAGCTATAGCCAGAGCGCTTGCCATGAATCCTGACGTGATACTTTTTGACGAGCCGACCTCAGCGCTTGATCCGGAGATGATCGGAGAAGTGCTTGATATCATGAGAGATGTCGCAGCCAAAGGCCTAACGATGCTTGTAGTTACTCACGAAATGGGCTTTGCAAGAAATGTGGCAAACCGTATATTTTTCATGGACGGGGGCAAAATTACCGTAGATGATACACCTAAAAATATCTTTGAAAATCCGCAAAATCAAAGACTAAAAGAATTTTTAGGAAAAGTGTTAAATCATTAATTTTAAAGTATTATAATTACGCAAATTTCATTAAGGAGAGTTAGATGAAAAAATTATTCGCACTGCTTTTGGCGGGCTTAGTTAGCCTTGGCGCTACCGAACTTAAAGTAGGAACAGCCGCAAACTATCCGCCGTTTGAGTTTATCGACGATCAAAACAAGATTGCTGGTTTTGATATAGATCTGATAGATGCTCTTTCTAAAAAAGTAGGATTTAAATACCAGTTCGTAAATATGAATTTCGACGGACTTATTGTTGCTCTTAAAACAGGCAAAATAAACGTGATCGCAAGCGCGATGAGCGCAACTGACGAAAGAAGAAAGTCTATTGATTTTACCGACGCTTACTATTTAACTGAAAATATCTACCTTCGCAAGAAAGGCAATGACGCTATAAAAGATAAAGAGAGCTTAAGCGGTAAAAAAGTAGGCGTGCAACTTGGCACGGTTCAAGAGATGGCGGCAAAAGAGATAAAAGGAGCTAAAGTAACTCCAGCCGAAGAGACCGTAAGTCTAACGCTTGGACTAAAAACAGGCAAGCTTGACGCGGTGATATTTGACAGCTCTATAGGATACGGATACCTTAAGAAAAATCCTGATCTGGAAGAATTTCATAAAGAATCAGACGGAAGCGAAGGGTTTTCTATAGCTTTTGATAAAGACAAAAATTTAGATCTGATAGAGAAGATAAATGCTGCTTTAAAAGAGCTTAAACAAGACGGCACTTACGATAAACTACTAGAAAAATACGATCTTAAATGATAACCTCTCACGCAATTTTTAAACTCAAATTTAAAAGTTGCGTGGCTCTTTTTGTTTTTTTACTTATTCCTACTTTCGCTTTAGCCGATCAAAAAGTAATCGCAACCTTTGTCAAAAAGATAAACGACGATACTTTTGTTTTTAAGATAAATCCTATAAAATCAGCTCCGTGCAAGCTTTACGGTATTGAAATTTATAAACTAAAAAAATGCATAGACGATGAAAAACAGCTAGAAGAATTTAATAAATTTTACGAAGATGAAATTTATAAATTTATAAAACCCGGAAGGAATTTTTACCTTGAAGCCAAACAAAATTTAGGCGATAGATGGCTTTGCGAGGTAAGCGATAATAGCAGAATTTTAAACAAAACTCTAGTAAAAAACGCTCTAGCCAAACCAAAAAACAAAGAATATAAGAAGATAAAGGTAACTTCAAACAAGATAAAAGATAAATTTCCCGAAATTTTCGAGTGCTTCCAAAGCGGCAAGAAGCCCGAAGCAAAACCAAAAGAAGATAACGAGCAAGAGATATTGTGGGACGAAACACAAGAAGAAGAGGAAAAACCAAAAATTCAAATAGAGTTTAAAGAGGCAAATGAATGAAAAACATACTTATCATAGCAGGATCTGATAGCGTCGGAGGAGCCGGTATTCAGGCTGATATCAAGACCTGCGAAGCCTTTGGCTGCTACAGCGCAACGGCGATTACTGCTCTTACTGCGCAAAACACCGACGGCGTAAGCGCTATCAGTGAGGTTTCGGGCGAATTTTTAAACGCACAGCTTAAAATGATAACAGACGAGCTTAAGATAGATGCGATCAAAGTCGGAATGCTCTTTAATAAAGAGCTTATCTTGTGTGCTAAAGGCTGGATAGAGCGTCTTAATGTGCCAACCGTTATTGATCCTGTCTGCGTTGCAAAATCGGGAGCAAACCTGCTTAAAGATGACGCGATAGACGAGCTAAGAGAGCTTTTAAATCTGGCAACGATAGCCACTCCAAACATATACGAAGCGCGTGTTTTAAATATCGATACTTCAAATTTGCCATGTGACATCATCTTTAAAAGAACTGTAGCAGATGAAATTTGCGAAGATACATTGCACACAAAAGCCGGCGAGATAATTAAATTCCAAGAGGAGTTGATAGAGCCAAAGATAATACATGGAGCCGGATGCAGTTTTGCCAGTGCGCTTGCTTGCGCTATTGCATTAGGAAATGACACGAAAAAGGCGATCAAAATCGCTAAAAAATTCATCTTAAACTCTATAAAATCAGCACACACAAGCAAATTCGGCGTGAGAATTTTAAATCACAAAGCAGGATTTAATGGCTGAAATTTATGCGATTAGCGATGATATTTTAACTCCCGATGATACTATCTTAGAGCAAACTCGTGAAATTTTAGAATGCGGGATAAAACATTTTCAATATAGAAGCAAAAAAGCCGTTAAAGATGAAAATTTAGCACGCAAGCTGCTAGCGCTTTGCGATGATTTCGGAGCGAAATTTATCGTAAATGACGATGTGGCTTTTGCTAAAAAAATCGGAGCGAAATGCGTTCATATCGGTAAAGACGACGGCGACATAAAAGCTATGCGAGAAATTTTAGGCAAAGATGCATTTATAGGTGCAAGTTGCTATGACGACATAAATTTAGCCATTAAGGCGCAAGACGCAAGAGCAAGCTACGTGGCATTTGGTAGCGTTTTTTCAAGCCCTACAAAGCCCGCCGCGACAAGGTGCTCTTTTGAAACTATACTGCAAGCTAAAGAAATTTTAGATATACCAATCTGCGTAATCGGCGGCATAAACGCTCAAAATATCGATATAATTTTAGCTCTTGAAATAGATCTTATCGCCGTTATCTCAGCTCTTTATAAACCTGAAAACATAAGCGAAAATTACAGAAATTTAAGCAGATTTTTGTAGTATTTTCAAAACATGAAAAAATAAAATTTTATAAAATTATATATGCAATAGTTGTCAATTCTTAAATTTTACCTGCAAATATCGAGTGAAGCGCAAGCTCCTCGCCCCAAACGTTTTTATGCTTCTCGATACTTTTTTTAATAGCGCTTATAAGATAAAGCACATCGTCTTTAGTATGCGTATAGTGCAGGCTCACTCTAACCCAGCCGGGCTTTTTGTCAAATGTTTGATTGTCTTTTAAATTTAGCAAATCATGCCCGTAAGGTCCTGCACAAGCACATCCTGCTCGGGTTTGTATGCCGTAGTCATTACTAAGAGTTGCGGCAAAATCATAAGGCGAAATGCCTTTAACATTAAATGCAAATATCGGCACGCGAGCCAAATTTTTAGGCGAGTAGCATATCACGTCATCGATATTTGCAAGTTCGTTTGCAAACAGCTCGTTTAATTCATCTTCACGCTCTTTAATACGCTCAAATCCGATCTCGTTTCTAAGCTTATAGGCCAAATTCGCCCTTATCATCTGAATTATCCCCGGAGTGCCGCCCTCTTCTAGCTGCTCGAAATTCTTTACAAACTGATGACTCGTCCTGCTTACGTAAGCCACCGTTCCGCCAGCCGCAAAAGTAGGCTCACAGCTATCTATAAGCGATTTTCTAATCGCCAAAAGCCCACAGCTTCCGACCCCGCCAAGCAGTTTATGAGGCGCTAGAAACAGCGCATCAAAATAATTGCAATCCACATTGGCATAAGCGCTAATACTTGACGCATCAAGAGCAAGTACTCCGCCATGAGCTTTAATCATCTCATAAATTCTTTTATAATCGCTAATAACACCCGTAACGTTTGAAGCTGCGCTAAAAGAGGCGATGATCTCGCGGTTTTTATTCATCTCAAGCACACGCTCAAGCATTTTAAAATCAATTCCGCCGTCTTCATCAAGCCCTATTCTAAAGACATCGCACATACCTTCGCGAAAACTAACTTCGTTTGAGTGGTGTTCGTAAGGCCCCACGATAACTAAAGGCAAATTTGAAATCGCTTTTATATTGTATCTTTTGCGAGTATTTGGCGGTATATAAAGCCCCATGATCTCTTGAAATTTCTTTATCGCGGCACTTGCTCCGCTTCCGCAACCAATGAGATAGAACTCATCGTTAAGAGCAAGTAAATTTTTAAGCTCGCTTCTTGCGTTTTCGTATCTGCGCTGGGTTAAAATGGCATTTGATGAGCTATCAGAATGTGTATTGGCGTAAGTTTTTAGAAATTTTAAAACTTCTTTTTCGATAGGCTCATAAGCAAGCCCCGAAGCGGTATAATCAAAATAATAAATTCCGTCTTTTAAAATGATATTTTTTCTAACTTCATCCAAATTCAGCACATTCTCGCCTTAGTTTTTAAAAGTGATTATAACCAAAAGTGTGCTAAAATGGGCTAAAAAGGAGAACAAATCCATACGTTAAAATCCTCTTATAAACGCTTCAAACACCTTGATATACATGAGCTTATAAATTTCCATTGCGTTTTTGACGCTCATGATATAAGTGCAAATTTTTACGATGTTTTTGAGGCGATTGAGGTTTGTATAGTAAGAGAATTTCAAAATTTAAAACCAAAATTTAGCTTTAACACTCCGCTTAAAAACGAACTTAGCCTTGCACTAATGCGCCTTGCAAAAAGCGATAGAAAGCGGTTTAATATCCATAAAATTTTCTCCCAACAAGTTGCCAAACGAGTTTATAAAGAGCTTTTTGAAAGAGAACTCATAAGTGTCGAAAAGAGCCTTGAAAAGCCTATAAAAGCGCCAAAAGGACAGCTTTTAAAAAAGCATTTAAGAAGATATCAGGTAGAGGATAAAATACGTTTTAGCGATAATTTCACTAGATTTTGGTTTAGATTTATAGAGCCAAATTTAAGCCTGCTTGAAGAGGCTAAATTTGATAACGTTATGCGAGATATAAGGGCGAATTTTGATGATTATGCGAGCTTTGGATTTGAGCTTATTTGTAGGGAGCTTTTGGCGCACAAATTTGGCGTAGAATTTGATAGAGTAAGTAGCCTGTGGACAAGAGAGGTTGAGATCGATCTGTTTTTAAAAATTAACGAGCAGATCATAGTCGGAGAGGCGAAATTTAAAGAGCATAAGATATGCAAAAATGTGCTAAATTTGCTTGCTAAAAAATGTGGCAGATTGCAGCTTGAACCGTATAAATTTGCGCTTTTTTCAAAGAGCGGCTTTAGTAAAGAGCTTGAGAGATTAAAAGACGAGCGAGTAATGCTTTTTGATATGAAAGATTTTGAGGAGCTGATAAATGGATGAAAAAACAAGCATACAAGATGGGTTAAAAAGCCTGATAGAGCAGACTTATCTAATCGAGCAAGAGTATAAAAACCTCACGAATTCATACTCAAATTTGCAAAATTTCATAAAAGAGATCGTGGAAATTTTGCCCACCGCCATCTGGGTTATAGATGAAAAGGGCGAAATTTTCTTGCAAAACTCAGAAGCGCTTAAAATTCCAAAACTTTTAAATTTAATCGATGAAAATAGCGAAGAGATAGAACTACACGGTCAAATTTATCTCATAAAAACAACTCAAAAAAACGGCAAAAAAATCATCTCGGCAACAGACATAACAAAAGAAAAGCGAACAGAGCGACTAGCCTCCATGGGACAGGTTGCCGCTCACTTAGCTCACGAGATAAGAAATCCCATAGGTTCGATCTCGCTTCTAACTTCAACCCTTTTAAAGCGAGCCGATGAAAAAACAAAGCCCGTAGTAAGCGAAATTCAAAGGGCCATTTGGCGAGTAGAACGTATCATCAAAGCAACCCTGCTCTTTACAAAAGGTCTTAGCATAAATCCTAGCGTGTTTAATTTTAACGAATTAAAAAGCGAATGCGAGGAAGCCATCGCCTACTACGCCTACTCAAAAGAGATAAATTTCAACTTAAATTTTCCAAACGCTTACTATAATGGCGACAAAGACCTGCTTGCGATAGTCTTTCAAAACATGCTTTTTAACGCGATTGACGCGATTGAGCAAGGCGATGATGAAAGCGGGGAGATGAGGCTTGATTATGAAAAAACAGCCGAGGAGCATCGCTTCGTCATATTTGATAGCGGAGTAGATATAGCAAATGCGCAAATCGTCTTTGAGCCGTTTAAGACGAGCAAGCTTAAAGGAAACGGGCTTGGGTTGCACCTGTGCTTGCAGATCATAAACGCACACAAAGGAAGTATCGAAATCATGCTAAATCCGAAGCGATTTTGCATAAATTTGCCTATTTATAAGGCAAAAAGCGAGTAAATTTATAAAATTTGAAAGGCAAAAATGAAACTTGATAGAAAAATTTTAGACGAATTAGAAATTTGGCACGAAGAGCTAAAACCACTTAAGATGAGCGAGCTTTTTAAAAACGGTGGCAAAAATATCGCCTTCGTAAGCGTAGATATGATAAACGGCTTTTGCTGTGAGGGCGCGTTATCTAGTCCTAGAGTGGGCGCTATAGCTAAAAATTTGGCAGATACATTTAAAAGAGCGCACGATGAATTTAGCTTTAAAAATTTCATCTTAATCCAAGATAATCACGGTGAAATTTCAAGCGAATTTGACGCATTTCCGCCACATGCGATAACAGGGACAAGCGAGGCTGAAACGATAGATGAGATTAAAAATTTAAGCTTTTTTGATGAGATGAAAATTTATTATAAAAACTCGATAAGTTCGGCATATTGCGACGGATTTAACCGCTTTTTAGAGCAAAATCCAAATGTCAATACCTTTGTCATCTTTGGTGACTGCACCGATCTTTGCGTTTACAACCTAGCCCTTCACATCAAGCTAAGCGCAAACGAAAAAAACATAAAACGCGAAGTTATCGTAGTAAGCGATCTGGTGCAAACCTACGACGCGCCTTGGCACAACGGCGATTTTTATCATCTGGTGTTTTTACGACATATGCAAATAGCGGCAAATATAAAAGTTGTCAAATCTCTTGAATAAATTTAGGTGAATTTAAACAAAACCGACCTAAAAGCGGCTTATTCTAGATATTAAAGACGAATTTCAAAAAGGCTTACTTTAGCATTTTGATAATGAGCGGGCAAGCCTTTAGTATCATTTAGCTCAGTAAGTCCAAGGAAGAAAAATCCGCACTTTTGACAATGCTTAATAAACCCTAAATTTTCACCTATCGTATCAAGCCTGATAAAATTTTACTACTTTTTAGAGCATACTCTTTAGCCCAATCTACTATATGCCAAACTAAATTTTGCCCTCTAAAGCTACGATTTACCGCTATACGATGTATAATGGCCGCATCCGCGCTTCTTTCTTGCCAAATTTGAGCGGCACCAAAGGCTATCCGCCCAAACGCAAGCTATTGTGCCCTCTATTTTTATGTTAAACCGCCTATTTTATTTGATCTCAGCATTTATAAACTCACGGCTAAATTTCGGCAAAGGAGCAGCACCTTTTATCTTTTGAAGCTTAACCGCCTCGTCATAAAGATATAAAATGTCGCCTACATCGTCTTTTGAACTGTTTTGTATAGTCACTGTTTATACTGCTAAGCTATTTACCTTTTCTTCAAAATTATCGCTTACTACAAATTCCGTGTTATAAACTAAAATTTGATTTTGCGCGGGGTTAGCTATCTTGATGATTAGACTTTTATTGTTCTTTTCAACTCCATTGCGGTGATCTTGCTGAGCTAGGCGGTAGATATTTGTTATCATATCCTTGCTAAGGCTTACCATGTCCAAATTGAGCTCAAGCGGTGTTAAATTTCTAGGCTTTTCTTTTAAATTTGAGCCGTTAGAGCCGTTTTGATAACTTCCGTTGCCGTTAAAATTTCGCTTCTTAAAGGTTCGCGCCTTAAAATTCATATCCTTAGCGTCCTCAAGACTAACCATCTCTATAAGCCTTATGCGGTTGAACTGTCCGTCTCGAGAGAAGTTTATCTTAAAGGCGTAAGGAGTCTCATAAACTGCATTTCCAAGCTTTTCAAGCTCGGCAAGTTCGCGATCAAATAGCGTTATTTCGATATTTCCGTGAAAATCAAGCACGTTTAAAGTGCCGATTTTCTTGCCGCTATTTTTAGCTATCCTCGTGCTGATATCTTCGATCTTTCCAACCACAAGCAGCTCCGCACTCTCGCCGACACTTTCAAATTCCGAGCTTAAAGTATAGCTTATCTCGTCAATTTGCGCCTTAAAGTCCTGCAAAGGATGACCCGAAAGATAAATTCCCACGCTATCTCTTTCGTATAAAAGCCTCTCTTTTAGCTCAAATTCCGTATCGTCCGCCAGCAAATTTACCTTCACGTTATTCATGCTCTCATCTTCGCCAAAGAGGCTTTCTGCGCTATTTTTCTTAATCTGCGCAGCGCTTTTGCAAGCTTCCATTATATTATCAAGGTTATTAAACATCATCTTTCTAGTAAAGCCAAAAGTATCAAAAGCACCTGATTTTATGAGGCTTTCAACAACTCTTCTATTTACCCTAAAGCTGTCTATACGGGAAACAAAATCGTCAAGCTCTTTAAATTCTCCATTTTTACGCTCCTCAATAATATTTTCTATCGCTGCACCGCCAACGCCTTTAATCGCTCCAAGACCGTAAATAATAGCGTCGCTTCCGTTTTCGCTAACAACGCTAAATTCTTGCATAGAGCGATTTATACAAGGTGGAAGTATGGATATGTTCATACGCTTTGTTTCGTCGATGTATTTTGCGATTTTATCCGCGTTATCCTCCTCGCTCGTTAGCAACGCCGCCATAAATTCGGCAGGATAATAGGTCTTTAGGTATGCAGTTTGAAAGATTATCATCGCATAAGCTGCGGCATGCGATTTGTTAAATCCGTAAGAGGCAAATTTCAAAATCATCTCAAAGAGCTCGTCAGCCTTTGTTCCGTTTAGCCCCTTTGTAATCGCACCTTCTACGAACTGCCCTTTAAGCCTATCCATCTCCTCTTTTATCTTTTTACCCATTGCACGGCGCACCAAGTCTGCACCTCCAAGACTAAATCCGCCTATGGTTTGAACTATCTGCATAACCTGCTCCTGATATACGATAACGCCGTAAGTAGGGGCTAAAATAGGCTCAAGTTCCGGGAAAATATATGTTATCTCGGCTTCTTTATGCTTCCTTGCAACAAAATCAGGAATAAGATCCATAGGCCCAGGACGATAAAGTGCAACCATCGCGATAATGTCATCAAAACAGTCAGGCTTTAGGCTAAAGCCAAGCTTACGCATACCCTCACCTTCCACTTGAAAGAGTCCTATCGCTTGTCCGCTTTGAATAATCTCATAAGTTTTTTTATCGTTTATATCAATCGTCTCCCAAATAATATCTTTACCAAAGCGATTTTTGATAAGCTTTATAGCGTTATTAATAACCGTTAGGGTTTTAAGTCCAAGGAAGTCAAATTTGATAAGATCCACATCCTCAAGATATTTTAGACTATATTGCGTTACAAAGTGATCTTCCGCGCTATTTGGCTGGCGAAATAGCGGAGTCTTATTCCAAAGCTCTTCATTTGAGATAACAACTCCCGCCGCATGCATGCCTGCGTTGCGGTTTAACCCCTCCAAGTCAAGTGCAAATTTCCAAATTCTAGCCGCATTTGCGTTTTTATCGATGAGCTCTTTTATTTTTGGTTCTTTTTCAAAAGCACCCTCAAGAGTTATGCCAAGCTCGTCAGGTATGAGCTTTGCCATCGCGTCAGCCTCGGCATAAGGCATATTGCAAACCCGTGCAACATCGCGGATGACGCCTTTTGCAAGCAATTTACCAAACGTTATAACCTGAGCTACGTTAAATTTACCGTATTTTTCGATCACATAATCAATTATCTCGCCTCTTCTATCCTGACAAAAATCCACGTCAATATCGGGCATGCTTACGCGCTCGGGATTTAAAAACCTCTCAAAAAGCAAGTTGTAAGGTATGGGATCGATATCCGTTATCCTAAGACTATACGCCACCAAGCTTCCGGCAGCAGAACCACGTCCCGGACCCACCGGCACGCCGCGCTTCTTAGCCTCCCTTATAAAATCCCAAACGATCATCATGTAGCCCGGAAAATTCATCTTATTTATGATATCTATCTCAACTTCAAGGCGCTTTTTATACTCTTCGTGCTTTTCTTCAGGCACAAATTTAAGCCGCTCGGCAAGACCGTTTCTGCACTCATACTCAAAAAATACCGAGTCGTTTGCAAAGCTGTAGCGATTATCAGGCTCCGGCAGACTTAGTCCTCGCTCGGCTGCGCATTCAAGAGTAAATTTAAAATTTGGCGGTGTAGCGTCGCCAAGCTTTATCTCAAGATTGCATTTTTCTGCAATCTCTTGCGTGTTTGCTATAGCTTCGGGGATATCGGCAAAAAGCTCGCTCATCTGAGCAGGAGTCTTAACGTAAAACTCATGCACGCTATGGCGCAAGCGGTTTGGATCATCAAGCAGTTTGTTCATCGCGATACACATGAAAACTTCGTGCGCGTCGGCTCTTTGCTGGAACGTATAGTGTGTATCGTTAGTGGCGATTATCTTTATGTCAAGCTCTTTTGCTATACGCAAAATTTGATCATCAATCCTGCGCTGATCACCGATACCGTGGCGCATGATCTCAAGATAAAAGTCCTCACCGAAAATTTCCTTATACTCGCGCGCCACTTCAAGCGCTTTTTCATATCCGCCCGCTCCGTAGCGCAAATTTCGTTCGCTTTCGTTTAGATGCCAATTTACTTCGCCTTGAAGGCATGCGGAGCTACATATCACGCCCTCGCTATGCTCTCTTAATAGTTTTTTATTGATACGCGGATAATAGTAAAAGCCCTCTATATAGCTCATTGAGCTTAGATACATCAAATTTTTATAGCCGATCTCGTTTTTAGCAAAAAGACACAGGTGAAAGCGCTGCTTAGAGCTCTTATCTCCGACATCTTCGCTGTTGTGTATATAAGCTTCTATGCCGATTATAGGCTTTATGCCCTCGCCCTTCATCGTCTTGTAAAAATCAATTGCGCCAAACATATTTCCATGATCTGTTATTGCTACCGAGCTTACGCCTTGTTTTTTAAGCGTTTTGGCAAGCTCTTTTATCTTGTTGGCTCCGTCAAGCAAGGAGTATTCGGTATGCAGATGTAAATGTGTAAAATCGCTCATAATCATTCCTTTATTAGGCTTGATTTTACAAAAGAGTAGCTTTTAGAGCGCTTTTATATGGCTTATATTTTCTTTAAAGGCTTCGAGCAAATTTGATAAAGTGTCGCATATTGCTTCGTTTAAGCCGAGTTTTTTAGCTAGAA is a window of Campylobacter sp. CCUG 57310 DNA encoding:
- a CDS encoding hydroxymethylpyrimidine/phosphomethylpyrimidine kinase: MKNILIIAGSDSVGGAGIQADIKTCEAFGCYSATAITALTAQNTDGVSAISEVSGEFLNAQLKMITDELKIDAIKVGMLFNKELILCAKGWIERLNVPTVIDPVCVAKSGANLLKDDAIDELRELLNLATIATPNIYEARVLNIDTSNLPCDIIFKRTVADEICEDTLHTKAGEIIKFQEELIEPKIIHGAGCSFASALACAIALGNDTKKAIKIAKKFILNSIKSAHTSKFGVRILNHKAGFNG
- a CDS encoding amino acid ABC transporter permease, whose translation is MVCVGVYFTYPTELNATQRLAYLQSYKTTLILTAGGITIGIVLGFFLAFLRFLKIKPLTFIIDEYIDILRGTPLMLQLMVFAFIILVSFENLYAAIVALGLNSSAYVAEIVRSGIASVDRGQMEAARAMGLDYSTSMGQIIIPQATKNILPALANEFISLFKETSIVGFISVADITMQSRSFQSVLYNPKPLIFAGVVYYTSVKIFSYLAKKLEERLNRHD
- the thiE gene encoding thiamine phosphate synthase, with amino-acid sequence MAEIYAISDDILTPDDTILEQTREILECGIKHFQYRSKKAVKDENLARKLLALCDDFGAKFIVNDDVAFAKKIGAKCVHIGKDDGDIKAMREILGKDAFIGASCYDDINLAIKAQDARASYVAFGSVFSSPTKPAATRCSFETILQAKEILDIPICVIGGINAQNIDIILALEIDLIAVISALYKPENISENYRNLSRFL
- a CDS encoding amino acid ABC transporter ATP-binding protein, which gives rise to MIEIRNLNKNYGDLQVLKDISVDIKQGEVIAIIGPSGGGKSTFLRCINRLEEPTSGHIKINGEDILSKKADINKIRQKISMVFQHFNLFANKNVLENLTLAPIKAGILSKTDAEKRADELLKSVGLLDKKYAFPHKLSGGQKQRIAIARALAMNPDVILFDEPTSALDPEMIGEVLDIMRDVAAKGLTMLVVTHEMGFARNVANRIFFMDGGKITVDDTPKNIFENPQNQRLKEFLGKVLNH
- the putP gene encoding sodium/proline symporter PutP, whose protein sequence is MEFGAYLAIALYFGFLLFVGKYSYNKNANMSEYLLDNRRLGPVVTALSAGASDMSGWMLLGVPGALYATGIANVWIAIGLTIGAYCNYLFLAKRLRVYTEVASDSITIPDFLENRFKDNTKILRIVSGVVILVFFTLYVSSGIIAGGKSFESFFGLDFKIGAIFTLFIVVFYTFFGGFRAVAITDAFQGSLMFLVLILVPTVAFFNIEIPSGTSLWSEISKYGENHLNLFHNQTFLSILGLMAWGLGYFGQPHIIVRFMAIRSSSELAQARRIGIGWMALGLIGAIMSGLIGFVYYSQLGMPLKDSETVFLKLGETLFHPFIVGVIISAVLSAIMSTISSQLLVSASSVTKDFILAFYKKEVDEKTQVIFGRYAVVVVALVATLLAFGSTDTVLGVVGNAWAGFGASFGPVLLFSLYYKRMSALAALAGMIVGGITVLAWIAFGLNSYVYEILPGFVASSIAIIAISIWGDAIDKMTNEPNQKVVQDEFEKMKTRL
- a CDS encoding basic amino acid ABC transporter substrate-binding protein, with the protein product MKKLFALLLAGLVSLGATELKVGTAANYPPFEFIDDQNKIAGFDIDLIDALSKKVGFKYQFVNMNFDGLIVALKTGKINVIASAMSATDERRKSIDFTDAYYLTENIYLRKKGNDAIKDKESLSGKKVGVQLGTVQEMAAKEIKGAKVTPAEETVSLTLGLKTGKLDAVIFDSSIGYGYLKKNPDLEEFHKESDGSEGFSIAFDKDKNLDLIEKINAALKELKQDGTYDKLLEKYDLK